TGAGACGAATGTTAGTAGTTTAGCAGGCATTATTAAACCGATGCGATATGTACCGGCGCCCCTAGAGCATCCTCCCCTTTTACGTCTCTAATCTCTACCTCAATCTCGTCGCCTATAGAGAAACAACTACTCAAGATTCTCACGCTCATGTAGTTGGGAGTGGTACCCCTATCTCCCTTTTCAACAAGTAGAGGAAACCTCCTTCCGATAAGGCTTCTATAGAATTCGGTTTTTTTCTTGAATCCCAGGTCCCTCAGTATCTTGCTTCTCTCCTTCATGAGCCGTGGATGTACCTGATTTGACATCGAGGCCGCTGGGGTATTTTTTCTCCTCGAGTATGAAAAGACGTGGAAATAGGTAAGGGCGGAATCTTTCAACAAGCTAAAGGTGTTCTCAAATTCCTCGTCCGTCTCTCCAGGGAAGCCAACCATGACGTCCGTGCCGATTGCCGCATCCGGCATCCTTTTCCGGATAAGGTCGGTGCAGTGGAGGAACTGTCCCGGGTTATATCTTCTCTTCATCCTTTTGAGTACGTTTGCATCTCCGCTCTGAAGGGCAACGTGAAACTGGGGACATATCGTTTCTGAATCGGCGACGAAATCAACTAGCTCGTCGCCAGTGTCGGCAGGGTCGAGTGAGGTCAGCCTTACCCTCTTCACTACCTTTCTTTGGTCGATTTCCCGTAGGAGCTCCAGAAGGTTTGTCCCGATGTCCCTCCCATAACTGGCTATATGAACCCCGGTCAAGACCACTTCCTTATAACCGGATTGAGATAGGACCTCCA
The Thermodesulfobacteriota bacterium DNA segment above includes these coding regions:
- the mtaB gene encoding tRNA (N(6)-L-threonylcarbamoyladenosine(37)-C(2))-methylthiotransferase MtaB; the encoded protein is MKRISVVTLGCKVNQYDTAAILNMLPDSRYKKVPFPGEADVYVIDTCTVTHKADAEARHYISRAKRINPNGVVIVTGCYAQVSSGELMEVSGVDYVIGNSDKFSSLVKVIREGEIQAEPQVLVSDIFKEKKRKFETPEISTFPERTRAFLKIQDGCNYRCTFCIIPYARGRSRSLSVDEVLRRMEVLSQSGYKEVVLTGVHIASYGRDIGTNLLELLREIDQRKVVKRVRLTSLDPADTGDELVDFVADSETICPQFHVALQSGDANVLKRMKRRYNPGQFLHCTDLIRKRMPDAAIGTDVMVGFPGETDEEFENTFSLLKDSALTYFHVFSYSRRKNTPAASMSNQVHPRLMKERSKILRDLGFKKKTEFYRSLIGRRFPLLVEKGDRGTTPNYMSVRILSSCFSIGDEIEVEIRDVKGEDALGAPVHIASV